A DNA window from Hordeum vulgare subsp. vulgare chromosome 1H, MorexV3_pseudomolecules_assembly, whole genome shotgun sequence contains the following coding sequences:
- the LOC123404920 gene encoding desmethyl-deoxy-podophyllotoxin synthase-like yields MDMDQLSYGSLWVMAVATALFWLILRKAIYVGGKDDTGAKAKLPPGPWNLPVIGSLHHLVVTKLPPHRALLRLSRRHGPLMLVWLGEVPSIVVSSPEAAKEVLKTNDLVFANRPCGPTMDIVSCGGKGILLAPYGDHWRQMRKVCVVEVLSARQVRRIESIQQAEVARLLESVSAAATGCAVVDVGKALAELSSNIIATAVFGGKFPQQEAFLREIDALSVLVGGFSMADLFPSSRLVRWLSSATHDVKRSHARVQRILEDIIQERKEKTSKNGASSVARDNEDLLDVLLRLQRDDTLNFPLTSEIIDCVIRDIIGAATETTSSTIEWAMAELVGNPEAMAKAKHEVRERCHGVVASADIGELQYLRMVIKETLRLHPAGMFHRASLEDCQVMGYHIPKGTAVMINGFAVGTDPAHWGEDAGEFRPERFHDMEMTEYMQMEFVPFGAGRRQCPGTLFATTIMELVLAHLLCHFDWEVPDGQTLDMGEDYGFIVHTRSSLRLQASSIVPSC; encoded by the exons ATGGACATGGACCAACTCTCCTACGGAAGCTTGTGGGTGATGGCCGTAGCCACGGCTCTCTTCTGGTTGATTCTGAGGAAGGCTATATACGTGGGTGGCAAGGATGACACAGGAGCCAAGGCCAAGCTTCCTCCAGGTCCATGGAACCTTCCCGTCATCGGCAGCCTACACCACCTCGTGGTCACAAAGCTGCCGCCGCACCGCGCGCTGCTCCGACTGTCCCGCCGGCACGGCCCGCTCATGCTGGTGTGGCTCGGCGAGGTTCCCAGCATCGTCGTGTCCTCCCCGGAGGCTGCGAAGGAGGTGCTCAAGACGAACGACCTCGTCTTCGCCAACCGTCCGTGCGGCCCCACGATGGACATCGTCAGCTGCGGCGGCAAAGGCATCCTCTTGGCACCCTACGGCGACCACTGGCGGCAGATGCGTAAGGTTTGCGTCGTGGAGGTGCTCAGCGCAAGGCAGGTGCGGCGTATCGAGTCCATCCAGCAAGCCGAGGTCGCGCGCCTCCTGGAGTCCGTCTCGGCCGCCGCCACAGGTTGTGCCGTCGTCGACGTCGGCAAGGCGCTGGCCGAGCTGTCAAGCAACATCATCGCCACAGCGGTGTTCGGCGGGAAGTTCCCGCAGCAGGAGGCGTTCCTCCGGGAGATCGACGCGCTGTCGGTGCTGGTGGGAGGGTTCAGCATGGCGGACCTCTTCCCGTCGTCGCGGCTGGTGCGGTGGCTGAGCAGCGCCACGCACGACGTGAAGAGGAGCCACGCCCGGGTGCAGCGCATATTGGAAGACATCATCCAAGAGCGCAAGGAGAAGACGTCGAAGAATGGTGCGTCTTCCGTTGCTCGAGACAACGAAGACTTGCTGGACGTGCTCCTGAGGCTGCAGAGGGATGACACCCTCAATTTCCCTCTAACTTCAGAGATCATCGACTGTGTTATCCGT GATATAATTGGAGCTGCTACGGAGACGACTTCTTCCACGATAGAATGGGCCATGGCAGAGCTGGTCGGCAACCCAGAGGCCATGGCAAAGGCGAAACACGAGGTCCGCGAGAGGTGCCACGGCGTCGTTGCGAGCGCAGACATCGGCGAGCTGCAATATCTCCGGATGGTGATCAAAGAGACGCTAAGGCTCCACCCCGCGGGGATGTTCCACCGGGCGAGCCTGGAGGACTGCCAGGTCATGGGCTACCACATACCCAAGGGCACCGCCGTCATGATAAACGGCTTCGCGGTGGGGACGGACCCGGCGCACTGGGGGGAGGACGCCGGCGAGTTCAGGCCGGAGAGGTTCCACGACATGGAGATGACGGAGTACATGCAGATGGAGTTCGTCCCGTTTGGGGCTGGCCGTCGGCAGTGCCCTGGAACGCTGTTCGCGACCACTATCATGGAGCTCGTGCTGGCCCACCTCTTGTGCCACTTTGACTGGGAGGTCCCAGATGGGCAGACATTGGACATGGGCGAGGATTATGGGTTCATCGTGCACACTCGGTCCAGTCTGCGCCTGCAGGCATCATCGATCGTACCTAGCTGCTAG